Genomic segment of Buchnera aphidicola (Melanaphis sacchari):
ATCCGTACTATTATTAGAAATAACACTATTATTTTTAATAAAAAGATGGTGACATTCAGATAATACTATGTTCAAAATTGAATCAGGCACTTGATTACAATCAAGCATAGAAATAACTAATTCTTGTACTTCAAAAGGAGTTAAATATTTTAATATCTCTGATGCTTGATCTACCCCAATTGACATTAACAAAATTGCACTTTTTTTAACACCATTTAAATTCATTTTTTATCACTCATCCATTGACGAATAATCGACGCTATAATACGTGGATTTTGATTAGATATATTACAAATTTGATGAATTAATTTATCTGTACTCAATTTTTTTTCAGTATTTGAAATATTTAATTTAGAAAATTTACTATCTTTTTCTAAACTTTTATTCTCCTTCTTTTTATTCTTTTTGTCTAATTCATTTTTTAAAATATTTTTTTCTAAATTACGATTTAAAAAAGAAGAAAAGAGACATTTTTTTAAAAAAAGAATGAAAAAAATGACAGAAATAAACCATGGTAATAAATCTAAAAATATGTCTTTAAAAAAATTCAATTGATTAGAATTACGCGATTTAATAGAAAAAATTTGATTTTTTTGAGAGAAATTTTCGTTAATAACGTGTACAGTATCACCTCTTAATTTAGAAAAACCTATTGATTCGCATACTAAATTTTTAATATTTTTTATTTGCTCTAAAGTTAATGGAACTAATTTTCCCTTTTTATCTTTTACGTAATTTATAACTACTGCAGCTGACAATCTTTTTACCTCTCCTATATTAGATTGAATATGGGATACAGTATGATTCAATTCGTAATTTATTGTATTATCACGATTAATATTAGAATTTAATAAAATATGATCATCTTTTAATTTTTTATTATCTTTTGCAGTATTAAAATTTTTTTGATTTTTATCATTGGATTGATAAATATGATTATTTATATTTTTTTTAAAAAAATTTTCTTTTTTTGGTAATACATTATTAAAATAATCTTTTTTTTCATTTTTTATTTCATCATGAATAATACTTTGGCGGGATCTTATTGATTGCTTCCCATAACGTGTATTCGGTGCGTAACTTTCTTGCGTCTTTTCTCTAGAGTTAAAATCTATTTGCGCTACAACTTGAGCATGAACATTACCTATTCCGAATAATGGTTCTAGAATACCTTTAATCTTGTTGCGATAACGAGATTCAACTTCTTCAGAATATTTTAGTTTTAAATCATTTATTTGATTTGGTTCCAAAAAAGAGTGGTTTAGAAGTGTTCCGAATTGATCTACTATTGTTATATTATCTGTTGATAGACCAGATATGCTACTAGAAATTAAATGCAATATGGCATTTGTTTGTTTTAAATCTAATTTTGCACCAGGTTTTAAAATTAAAAAAACAGAAGCAGATGGTTTTTTTTGATCTTGTAAAAATAATGAATCTTTTGGTAAAGCTATATGTATTCTAGCGTTTTTGATAACATTCATTTTTTGTATAGTACGAGAAATTTCTCCTTCTAAAGCACGTTGATAATTAATTTGTTCACTAAATTGACTTACTCCAAATTTTTCTTTATCTAATAATTCAAAACCAACCGAACTACTTGGGAGATTGTTTTCTGCCAAATATAAACGAATATTGTATATATTTTCTTTCGGAACTAATAATTGCTTAGAATCTTCAGAGATTTGATAAGGAATTTTCATTTCGTTCAACTGATTTATAATAGCTCCTCCATCTTCACTAGATAAATTACTATATAATACTTGATAATCCGGAGATTTTCGCCATACCGAAATTGAGATAGCAATAACTACTGATAACATTAATAAAATAATTAAAATGCGTGAATTTTTAAAAAAATAGGATAAAAAATTACCAAATTTTTTTTTCTCTTCTGAAATAGACTCTTCTATAGCACTAAAATTCATAAAATCTTCCTAATATAATAAGCTAATATAATGGTATAATTCACTTATAATTAAATTTCACTTGAAATAAAAACATTTCCTGATAAATTAGATATCTACAAAATTGTACTAATACACATTAATTATAAGGTCATTTCAAATAGTAATTTAAAAAATTTTTATAATAAGATATGAATTAAGACTAAAAAAAATTTACGAGGAAGATATGTTTATTGAAAATATTAAAGATCAAAGTATCTCTAAAGCAAGCAACTTATTAGAAAACAATTTAAATAAAAACAAAAAAAACAAAAAATTTTTTAATTGTTTTCAAACAGCAATAAATAATGCTCATAACATCGAAAAAAATGTTAAAAAAAATTATTCTGATATTTCTTTAAATGATGCAATGATAAATTTACAAAAAGCTTCTATTTCAATAGAATTAGCCATTCAGATAAGAAATAAAATTGTTTCAGCATATAAAGAAATAATGAACCAACAAATATAATTAAAAAAAATCCTGTTGTACTTTATTTTTTTAAGTACAACATAATATTTCAAAATACGATATTTTTAATTTTATATGCAGTAAAATTTTTTAATTTATAAAAAATTATTTAAATAAATTTTATTTTTGGAGCTAAGCGGAATCGAACCGCTGACATCTTGCATGCCATGCAAGCGCTCTTCCATCTGAGCTATAGCCCCAAAATATTACAATATAAAAACCCATGAATTCTGTCAATTCATTTTTCTATAAAATTATATTCCTCTTTAAATAGATAATATTTCATTTTTTGAAAAATTTTTATTACTATTCTCGTTTTCAATAAAATAAATTGCTTTTTTTAATCTCAATAAAATTTTTTTCTTGCCAACTAAAAACATTACAGAACTAATATTTGGAGAATACATATTTCCTGTTAGTACAACGCGTAATAACATATTAATATCTTTTATTTTAATATTAAATTCAATCAATAAACTATTCATTATTAATGATAATTCTTCTATTTTCCAAATAGACATTTTTTTTATTTTTTTATAAATATTTTTTAAAATATCATAATTATTTTTAGTTAAATATTTATCAGCTGCTATTTTATCAAAACTTTCAAAATCTTCATAAAAATATTTACAAGATTGTGCAAGTTCTTTCAAAGTATGATAACGCCCTTTAAATAGTTCTAGTAAATACTTTAAATCTGGTCCATTTTTTATATTGATATTTATACGACTCATATAATTTTCGAAGATTTTAGAAATATACTTCGTCGGTAAATGATGTAAATAATATCTATTCAACCATAAAAGTTTTTGCATATTAAAAATACTAGAAGATTTACTGATAGAATCTAAAGTAAATAATTCTTGCATTTCTGATACATTAAAAATTTCTTGATTTCCAAAAGACCAGCCTAATCTTACTATATAATTAAGTAATGCTTCTGGTAAAAAACCCTCTTCATAATACTTAATTATATCCATAGCGTGATTTCTTTTAGAAAATTTTTTTCCATTTTCATCAAATATCATAGATACATGTGCATAAACAGGTATTTTAGCTCTTAGAGATTGTAAAATATTAATTTGACGAGGTGTATTATTTATATGATCTTCACCTCGAATGACATGAGTTATTCCCATATCTAAGTCATCTATCACTACGCAAAAATTATAAGTAGGAATTTTATTAGAACGTTGAATAACAAGATCATCTAATTCTTTATTATTAAAAGTAATTTTACCTCTAATTTTATCCTTAAAGGTAACTTGACCAAAAAGTGGATTTTTAAATCGAACTACATATTTTTCACTAATACTTTTTTGTTGCTTTAATTCTCTACATGTTCTACTATAACGTGGTTTTTCTCCTCTCGAAATTTGTTCTATGCGTTCTCTTTCTATTTTTTGAGGAGAGCAAAAACATTTATAAGCACTTCCTTGTTCTAACATAGTTTGAATAACTTCTTTGTATCTTTCTAACCTTTTAGTTTGAAAATAAGGGCCTTCGTCCCAATCTATACCTAACCACTTTAATCCTCTTAAAATTGATGCGACAGAAATTGATTTAGATCGTAAAGAATCTGTATCTTCTATACGAAGTATAAATTTTCCATGATAATGACGAGCAAATAACCATGCATATAAAGCAGTACGAATGCTACCAATATGCAAACTCCCAGTAGGACTAGGCGCAAAGCGAGTTTTAACTTTCATATACCCCTTAATAAGTTATTAAATTATATTTTTTAAAATTTTTTAAAAAAAATATTAATTTTTTTAAAATTTACTAAATACATTAAATTTTAGATATAAATTTCATCGTAATGATTAAATTTACAACAAATAAGTGTTTTTTTAAAAAAAAAGATTGACTCTATTTTTCTTATCTTTACAATAAAAGAATAAACAAATAAATCGGGGTGATTAGCTCAGTTGGTAGAGCTCTTCCTTTACACGGAAGAAGTCGGCGGTTCGAGTCCGTCATCACCCACCAAAAATTCTTAAGGGTCGTTAGCTCAGTTGGTAGAGCAGTTGACTTTTAATCAATTGGTCGCAGGTTCAAATCCTGCACGACCCAAAAATGTACTATATTTAACTTAATTAAAACATCTTTCATACTCTACAATATCAAATTAAAAAAATCTTTAATTCTTCTTCATTTATCATATGAATTTTTAGTTGACGTGCTTGAAAAAATTTAGAACCAAAATTTTCTCCATAAATTAATAAATCTGTACTTTTAGAAACTTTATTTAAAATTTTAGCACCAAATTCAATTAAAATATTTTTTATTTCACTGCGTGAAAAAGAAACAAACTTGCCTGTTAAAACTATTTTTTTACCAATAAAAAATTTTTTTTTATATTTTTTTTGTTTTGTTCGATTTACAGAAAAACGTATTTCTTTTAGTAATTTTATTACTAAGACTCGGTTTTTTGAAATAGAAAAATAATTAAATATATTAAACGCGATAATTTTGCCAATTCCATCAATGTTTTCTAACTCGATTAATGTAGAATGAATTAATGCATCCATAGACTCATATCTTTCAGATAACTTCTCTGCTATTCTTTCACCCACCGAAAAAATTCCTAAAGCATAAATAAAATTTCTTAAACTAGTATTTCTCGATTGATCAATAGTACTAATTATTTTAGTACTTTTTTTGTCACCTATTTTATCTATTTTTTTTAAATCATCTTTCTTAAGATAAAAAAAATCTATAGGACTATTGACAAGATTTTTTTTTATTAATTTACTAATTATTTTAGGGCCTAATCCATTAATAAATAACGCATTTTTAGAGAAGAAATGATGTAATGATTTTTCTTTTTGTGCTGTACATAATAACCCAGAATTACAGCGTACTATTTTTTCTTTTTCATCTTCTAATAACTTAGATCCACATATCGGACAAAAAAGAGGAAAAATAATTTTTTTAGAATTATTATCACTCTTATTTTTAATAATTCTTATAATTTTAGGTATAACGTCGCCACAACGACGTACAATAACAAAATCATTAATACACAATTGAAACTTTTCAATTTCATTTTTATTATATAAAGAAGCTTTTCTTATTTTCACTCCAGATATATAAATAGGATCAAAATACGCAACTGGAGTAATTATTCCTGTTCTACCAACTTGGAATTTTACTTTATTTAATCGAGTTATTATTTCCTTAGAAGAAAACTTAAACGCTATTGCCCATCGAGGATGCTTCGCATTAAAACCTATTTTTTTTTGTAATTCTATAGAGTTTACTTTTATTACAATACCATCTATATCAAAATCAATAAAAAAACGTTTTTTTTCAAACTTTTTGTAAAAATTAAATATTTCTAAATAACTTGAAGTAATAAAAATATTTTTATTAACCGGAATACCCCATTCTAATAATTTCATTAATCTATCATAATGAGTTTTAATAAATTCCATTCCTTTAAAAAAACCATATCCATGAGCAAAAAACATCAAATTTCTTGCAGCAGTTACTTTAGAATCAATTTGACGCAACGAACCTGCTGCTGCATTTCGAGGATTGGAAAAAAATTTTTCTTTATTACTTTTATTCGTCTGATTTAATGATTTAAAATCAGACTTTAGCATAAATACTTCACCTCGCACTTCTAATCTATCGGGTATTTTAGATCCTTTCAATATTAAAGGAATTGATTTAATAGTATAAACATTTTTTGTAATGTTTTCACCTACATAACCATCGCCACGAGTCGATGCACGAGTTAATATACCTCTTTCATAAATTAAACTTACAGCTATTCCATCAATTTTTAATTCACAGCAATAATTCACTACAGAATTGCTAACCAATTTTTTAATTCTAGTTTCGAATTCTAAATAACCTTTTAAATTAAATGCATTATCTAACGAAAGCATAGGAAAAAAATGAACCGATTTTTTAAATTTATCAATTAAATTTGAACCTATTCTTTGAGTGGGTGAGTCAGAAGTAATAAATTGTTTATTTTTTAATTCTAAACTATACAATTGACTTAACAAGTAATCATATTCTGCATCAGAAACAATAGGTTGATCTAACTTATGATAAAAATACTCATATTTTAAAATTTTTTTACGCAATTGATCGATTTTATTTTTAATTGATTCCATAATTTTATTAAATTTTTTACCAAAAATAACATTTAGTTATTTTAAATTTTTTATATTAATGATATTGATATTACTCATAATGCTGTTTTTTAATATATAAAAAAATAAATTTTTATAAAGATTAAAATTTCAATTAAAATATACAATTTGATAAATTAAAAAATTTATGAATAAAAAAATCGTAATATTAATTATTTTAATTTTTTAAAATAGACTTCTATGATATTCGTGAAAAGCAGTATAATAAAGATAAAAATTTAAATATTAAAAATGCAATCAAGATTTTTATTTTACATCAAATTCGTACAAATATTTAATTAAAATTAACTAAAAATAGGAACAAAATGAATAAAATATACGAAGATAATTCATTAACAATTGGAAAAACACCGCTAGTTAGATTAAATAACATAGGAAAAGGAAATATTTTAGCAAAAATCGAATCTAGAAATCCAAGTTTTAGCGTGAAATGCAGAATTGGTGCTAATATGATATGGGATGCAGAAAAAAAAGGCTTATTAAAGAAAAATACAAAATTAATAGAAGCTACTAGCGGTAATACGGGAATAGCTTTAGCATATGTAGCAGCATCAAGAAATTATCAACTGACCCTAACAATGCCTGATTCAATGTCTATTGAAAGAAAAAAATTATTAAAATCTTTAGGAGCGAATTTAATTTTAACAAATAGTCAAGATGGTATGCGAGGTGCTATTAATAAAGCTAATGAAATTGCATCTTCAGATATTAAAAATTATCTTTTATTAAAACAATTTGAAAATCCAGCTAATCCTGAAATACATGAAAAAACTACTGGTCCAGAAATATGGAATGATACTCTTGGAAATATAGATGTATTGATTTCTGGTGTAGGAACTGGAGGAACCATTACAGGAATTACGCGATATATAAAAAATAAAAAAAATAAAAAAAACTTTATTAGTATCGCAGTAGAACCCTCCGAATCTCCTGTAATTACACAGTTTTTATCAGGTAAAAAAATACAACCAGGAGTACATAAAATACAAGGAATTGGAGCTGGTTTTATTCCTAAAAACTTAGATTTGTCATTGATTGACAAAACAATAACTGTATCAAGCACAGAAGCAATATTAAACGCTCGACGCATAATGCTCGAAGAAGGCATACTGGCTGGTATTTCTTCTGGTGCTGCTATAGCTGCTGCCTTGAAAATACAAAATCAAAAAAAATTTTTTAATAAAAATATAGTAGTAATATTACCTTCATCTGGAGAACGTTATTTAAGTACTGAATTATTTTCATGATTATTTCAAAAGTAGTAAAAATTTTAACTAATACAATTTTTTTAATAAAAAGGATTTATTTTTTTATTATAAAAATTGTATTTATAAAAATGAAAAACCAGAAAATAAATAGGAAAAGAAAATGTTACAAAATAAAATCACTATTAACTCATTACATGGATTACATACTCGCCCTGCAGCAGAATTTGTAAAAGAAGCAAAAAAATTTGTTTCTGAAATTTTTATTATTTATAAAGGAAAATCTATTAATGCAAAAAGTTTATTTAAAATTCAAACATTAGGTTTGGTTCAAGGTAGTATTATTACATTATCAGCAGCAGGGAAAGATGAAAAAAAAGCTATTAAACATTTATCTAAAATAATGACAGAATTAGAATAAATCATAATTAAAGAAATAATTTATGAATTTTTTATAAAATACCGGAGGTTAAAAATTACTTCCGGATCATATTTATAAAAATAATATATTCGCCTGACACTAAATGTTTTCCCTTATCTAAATCAATAAATTTATAGTCAAAGGTAATGTTATGATTTCAGGCATTTTGGCATCACCGGGTATAGCTTTTGGAAAAGCTCTTTTATTAAAAAATGAAGAAATTATTATTAGCCGGAAAATAATTACCACTAAAAATATTACTTCAGAAATAAACAAATTTCTAAATGGTAGAAAAAAAACAATCAAACAGTTACAAGAAATAAAAAAAACAACAGGAAAAAAACTTGGCAAGAAAAAAGAAAGTATTTTTGAAAGTCATATTATTCTCCTTGAAGACGAAGAATT
This window contains:
- the cysK gene encoding cysteine synthase A — protein: MNKIYEDNSLTIGKTPLVRLNNIGKGNILAKIESRNPSFSVKCRIGANMIWDAEKKGLLKKNTKLIEATSGNTGIALAYVAASRNYQLTLTMPDSMSIERKKLLKSLGANLILTNSQDGMRGAINKANEIASSDIKNYLLLKQFENPANPEIHEKTTGPEIWNDTLGNIDVLISGVGTGGTITGITRYIKNKKNKKNFISIAVEPSESPVITQFLSGKKIQPGVHKIQGIGAGFIPKNLDLSLIDKTITVSSTEAILNARRIMLEEGILAGISSGAAIAAALKIQNQKKFFNKNIVVILPSSGERYLSTELFS
- the ligA gene encoding NAD-dependent DNA ligase LigA, translating into MESIKNKIDQLRKKILKYEYFYHKLDQPIVSDAEYDYLLSQLYSLELKNKQFITSDSPTQRIGSNLIDKFKKSVHFFPMLSLDNAFNLKGYLEFETRIKKLVSNSVVNYCCELKIDGIAVSLIYERGILTRASTRGDGYVGENITKNVYTIKSIPLILKGSKIPDRLEVRGEVFMLKSDFKSLNQTNKSNKEKFFSNPRNAAAGSLRQIDSKVTAARNLMFFAHGYGFFKGMEFIKTHYDRLMKLLEWGIPVNKNIFITSSYLEIFNFYKKFEKKRFFIDFDIDGIVIKVNSIELQKKIGFNAKHPRWAIAFKFSSKEIITRLNKVKFQVGRTGIITPVAYFDPIYISGVKIRKASLYNKNEIEKFQLCINDFVIVRRCGDVIPKIIRIIKNKSDNNSKKIIFPLFCPICGSKLLEDEKEKIVRCNSGLLCTAQKEKSLHHFFSKNALFINGLGPKIISKLIKKNLVNSPIDFFYLKKDDLKKIDKIGDKKSTKIISTIDQSRNTSLRNFIYALGIFSVGERIAEKLSERYESMDALIHSTLIELENIDGIGKIIAFNIFNYFSISKNRVLVIKLLKEIRFSVNRTKQKKYKKKFFIGKKIVLTGKFVSFSRSEIKNILIEFGAKILNKVSKSTDLLIYGENFGSKFFQARQLKIHMINEEELKIFLI
- a CDS encoding flagellar hook-basal body complex protein FliE; translation: MFIENIKDQSISKASNLLENNLNKNKKNKKFFNCFQTAINNAHNIEKNVKKNYSDISLNDAMINLQKASISIELAIQIRNKIVSAYKEIMNQQI
- the fliF gene encoding flagellar basal-body MS-ring/collar protein FliF, producing MNFSAIEESISEEKKKFGNFLSYFFKNSRILIILLMLSVVIAISISVWRKSPDYQVLYSNLSSEDGGAIINQLNEMKIPYQISEDSKQLLVPKENIYNIRLYLAENNLPSSSVGFELLDKEKFGVSQFSEQINYQRALEGEISRTIQKMNVIKNARIHIALPKDSLFLQDQKKPSASVFLILKPGAKLDLKQTNAILHLISSSISGLSTDNITIVDQFGTLLNHSFLEPNQINDLKLKYSEEVESRYRNKIKGILEPLFGIGNVHAQVVAQIDFNSREKTQESYAPNTRYGKQSIRSRQSIIHDEIKNEKKDYFNNVLPKKENFFKKNINNHIYQSNDKNQKNFNTAKDNKKLKDDHILLNSNINRDNTINYELNHTVSHIQSNIGEVKRLSAAVVINYVKDKKGKLVPLTLEQIKNIKNLVCESIGFSKLRGDTVHVINENFSQKNQIFSIKSRNSNQLNFFKDIFLDLLPWFISVIFFILFLKKCLFSSFLNRNLEKNILKNELDKKNKKKENKSLEKDSKFSKLNISNTEKKLSTDKLIHQICNISNQNPRIIASIIRQWMSDKK
- a CDS encoding HPr family phosphocarrier protein, yielding MLQNKITINSLHGLHTRPAAEFVKEAKKFVSEIFIIYKGKSINAKSLFKIQTLGLVQGSIITLSAAGKDEKKAIKHLSKIMTELE
- the gltX gene encoding glutamate--tRNA ligase, which gives rise to MKVKTRFAPSPTGSLHIGSIRTALYAWLFARHYHGKFILRIEDTDSLRSKSISVASILRGLKWLGIDWDEGPYFQTKRLERYKEVIQTMLEQGSAYKCFCSPQKIERERIEQISRGEKPRYSRTCRELKQQKSISEKYVVRFKNPLFGQVTFKDKIRGKITFNNKELDDLVIQRSNKIPTYNFCVVIDDLDMGITHVIRGEDHINNTPRQINILQSLRAKIPVYAHVSMIFDENGKKFSKRNHAMDIIKYYEEGFLPEALLNYIVRLGWSFGNQEIFNVSEMQELFTLDSISKSSSIFNMQKLLWLNRYYLHHLPTKYISKIFENYMSRININIKNGPDLKYLLELFKGRYHTLKELAQSCKYFYEDFESFDKIAADKYLTKNNYDILKNIYKKIKKMSIWKIEELSLIMNSLLIEFNIKIKDINMLLRVVLTGNMYSPNISSVMFLVGKKKILLRLKKAIYFIENENSNKNFSKNEILSI